From Lusitaniella coriacea LEGE 07157, one genomic window encodes:
- a CDS encoding high light inducible protein, protein MSSPETSPPEEETAQSTEPEQPAFGWTLYAEQMNGRFAMIGLVILLLLNFITGQDFWTWLGLR, encoded by the coding sequence ATGAGTTCCCCAGAAACATCTCCCCCCGAAGAAGAAACCGCGCAATCGACCGAACCAGAACAACCTGCTTTCGGCTGGACACTCTATGCAGAGCAGATGAACGGGCGTTTTGCCATGATTGGGTTGGTCATTTTGCTACTGCTCAATTTCATTACCGGACAGGATTTTTGGACTTGGTTGGGATTGCGTTAA